In Campylobacter concisus, a single window of DNA contains:
- the mshL gene encoding pilus (MSHA type) biogenesis protein MshL codes for MLRLRLNKILIIGALICLNMNYASANESSCLSKNFNMKISDDVALVDVLNQLSEMCNFSIVAKDTYSKTELKDKVFGVNIRNMSLSEVFDLLLSEKNLSYEFSNNVLKISSLKTQIFKLDYITSIREGTAVTQASVDATPSEISSGSSSSDNPQDDSSQGSSNLIKTTERFDFWEKLDAELKAILNNSSEHITAPDPIINQNAGLITVTATPSQLKRVEKYIDEMQKRLKKQVIIDVSIISVELNNEYKQGVDWSKFELGFNTYIGNSRNNPSSSATWTNKGNSLSDGFGRTLNIAANLNFSLDGMINFLETNGKTKVISSPKVTTLNNQQALISVGDNINYRVQQKTDNGNSNSDRLTTTYKQYSVFIGILLNLLPEVSDNNKIMLRINPSLSNFKYAEDDTRQNALREIAPDTVQKKLSTVVQVDSGDTIILGGLIGQTKGKNNTSVPLLSDIPLIGGVFKSTRDNIKTTELIFVITPHVVDFDKKKLLNQSLKDLGFSKTIYE; via the coding sequence ATGTTGAGATTAAGATTAAATAAAATATTAATAATAGGTGCACTCATTTGCTTAAATATGAATTATGCTAGTGCTAATGAGAGTAGTTGTTTAAGCAAGAATTTTAATATGAAAATTTCAGATGATGTTGCACTAGTAGATGTGTTAAATCAGCTTTCAGAGATGTGTAACTTTAGTATTGTTGCAAAGGATACTTATAGCAAGACAGAACTAAAAGATAAAGTTTTTGGTGTTAATATCAGAAATATGAGTCTTAGCGAAGTTTTTGACCTGCTTTTAAGTGAGAAAAATTTAAGCTACGAGTTTTCAAATAATGTATTAAAAATTTCATCTTTAAAAACTCAAATTTTTAAACTAGATTATATAACTTCTATTAGAGAAGGAACTGCTGTCACCCAAGCTTCAGTGGATGCTACTCCATCTGAAATTTCTAGTGGTTCAAGTAGTAGTGATAATCCCCAAGATGATAGTTCTCAAGGCTCAAGTAACCTTATAAAAACAACTGAAAGGTTTGACTTTTGGGAAAAACTAGATGCTGAGCTCAAAGCTATTTTAAATAATAGTAGTGAACATATCACAGCACCTGATCCTATCATAAATCAAAACGCAGGCCTTATCACTGTTACGGCCACTCCTTCTCAACTTAAGCGAGTCGAAAAATATATAGATGAAATGCAAAAAAGACTAAAAAAACAAGTAATTATTGATGTTTCTATTATTTCAGTTGAGTTAAATAATGAATATAAACAAGGCGTTGATTGGAGTAAATTTGAACTTGGATTTAATACATACATTGGCAATTCAAGAAATAATCCTAGCTCAAGTGCTACTTGGACAAATAAAGGAAATAGCCTAAGTGATGGATTTGGACGTACATTAAATATTGCAGCTAATTTAAATTTCAGCCTTGATGGAATGATAAATTTTCTTGAAACAAATGGAAAGACAAAGGTTATATCAAGCCCAAAAGTAACAACACTTAATAATCAGCAAGCACTAATCTCAGTTGGTGATAACATAAACTACCGCGTTCAACAAAAAACTGACAATGGAAACAGCAATAGCGATAGGTTGACAACCACTTACAAACAATACTCTGTTTTTATAGGCATATTATTAAATTTATTACCAGAAGTCTCTGATAATAATAAAATCATGCTTCGAATCAATCCATCACTTAGTAACTTTAAATACGCTGAAGACGACACAAGACAAAATGCGTTAAGAGAGATTGCTCCAGATACCGTACAAAAGAAGCTTTCAACTGTTGTTCAAGTTGATAGCGGTGATACTATTATTCTTGGTGGATTAATAGGCCAGACAAAGGGTAAAAATAATACTTCTGTACCTCTTCTTTCTGATATCCCGCTTATAGGTGGTGTCTTTAAAAGCACAAGAGACAATATAAAAACAACAGAACTTATCTTTGTCATCACTCCTCATGTAGTTGATTTTGACAAAAAAAAGCTACTTAATCAATCATTAAAAGACTTAGGTTTTTCTAAAACGATCTATGAATAA
- a CDS encoding C4-dicarboxylate ABC transporter, which produces MLKLRKINDNPIVTLDPYEYEGFRFSNSNVDTLSLSKNILKRDFFISYIEYKDIITATINISRTIDDEDIENNISIKIYEELSLDPAIDYKIVYFESNVEKEDRIFNVFIATNETINKIFKNISKRVPFIDYVVVEPLLYSAIYKKGLLPSTQSDCFLTFRADEAFISIYVNGEYLTSRGLRYTLNYLKDKFIEQSGERVSLESFLDILKTRGLLDSNEEGFSYDLNTVFEDYIFYVNDTINVVNRIYGINIKNIYIDCDYKIERFEKFINTKLGTNATKLNTSTVINSKNLAISERHNMMALYANFYKKEAFNADFNFSNLLRPDPFTKRKSGKFILTCAAAFCLSMSYPLYNYIAGSILETDSQRLSDELDVLNAQAEQIRSTLEKLKKEQNDIKGLTDKEEEKLNFRKGLLQEIENKKDHYVMKGLNLFEITDMINNNSIFITNIKNNDKNLTVTVVSDNEKRITQLIKDISKMPKYSVNTKKIKEDRQNNEYESNISIEIRQ; this is translated from the coding sequence ATGTTAAAGCTTAGAAAAATTAACGATAATCCAATCGTTACGCTAGATCCTTATGAATATGAAGGTTTTAGATTTTCTAATAGCAATGTCGATACGCTAAGTCTTTCAAAGAATATTCTAAAGCGAGACTTCTTTATATCTTATATCGAGTACAAAGATATAATAACAGCTACCATAAACATCTCAAGAACAATAGATGATGAGGATATTGAAAACAATATCTCGATCAAAATTTACGAAGAGCTCTCTCTTGATCCTGCGATTGACTATAAAATAGTTTATTTTGAAAGCAATGTTGAAAAAGAAGACAGAATTTTTAATGTTTTTATTGCTACAAATGAAACGATAAATAAAATTTTTAAAAATATTTCTAAAAGGGTACCTTTTATAGATTATGTCGTTGTAGAGCCACTTTTATATAGTGCTATATATAAAAAAGGCTTGCTTCCTAGCACTCAGAGTGATTGTTTTTTGACATTTAGGGCAGATGAAGCATTTATAAGCATTTATGTAAATGGTGAATACCTTACATCAAGAGGTTTAAGATACACACTAAATTATCTAAAAGATAAATTTATAGAGCAAAGCGGCGAAAGAGTAAGCCTAGAAAGCTTTTTAGACATCCTAAAGACAAGAGGACTTTTAGATAGCAATGAAGAAGGCTTTAGCTACGATCTAAACACTGTTTTTGAGGACTATATATTTTACGTAAATGACACGATAAATGTTGTCAATAGAATCTATGGCATAAATATAAAAAATATCTATATTGACTGCGACTATAAAATAGAGCGTTTTGAGAAATTCATCAATACAAAGCTTGGCACAAATGCTACGAAATTAAATACAAGCACTGTAATAAATTCTAAAAATTTAGCCATTAGCGAACGGCATAATATGATGGCTTTGTATGCAAATTTTTATAAAAAAGAGGCCTTTAATGCTGATTTTAACTTCTCAAATTTGCTTAGGCCTGATCCGTTCACAAAAAGAAAAAGTGGTAAATTTATACTGACATGTGCTGCTGCTTTTTGCCTAAGCATGTCCTATCCACTTTATAATTATATAGCTGGTAGTATTTTAGAAACAGATTCGCAAAGACTAAGCGATGAGCTTGATGTGCTTAATGCACAAGCAGAACAAATAAGAAGCACTCTTGAAAAACTAAAAAAAGAGCAAAATGATATAAAAGGATTAACTGATAAAGAGGAAGAGAAGTTAAATTTTAGAAAAGGGTTGCTTCAAGAAATTGAAAACAAAAAAGATCATTACGTAATGAAAGGTTTAAATCTTTTTGAAATTACCGATATGATAAACAACAATAGCATTTTTATAACAAATATTAAAAATAACGATAAAAATTTAACTGTAACGGTTGTTAGTGATAATGAAAAAAGGATTACGCAGCTAATAAAAGATATTAGCAAGATGCCTAAATATTCAGTAAATACAAAAAAAATTAAAGAAGATAGGCAAAACAACGAGTATGAAAGTAATATAAGTATAGAGATTAGACAATGA
- the hslU gene encoding HslU--HslV peptidase ATPase subunit, producing MNLTPREIVKFLDDYVIGQKDAKKIIAIALRNRYRRMKLEKSLQDDIMPKNILMIGSTGVGKTEIARRLSKMMGLPFIKVEASKYTEVGFVGRDVESMVRDLAMASYNLVKNEQSEKNQDKINAYIEEKIVSKLLPPLPKGASEEKQAEYAKSYEKMLNRLRNGELDELSIEIEVQQNPLEAGSNVPPDMVQMQESFIKIIGIGGKNIKKEMKVKDAKKALQSEANDKILDLESIKIEAIKRAENEGIIFIDEIDKVAVGSGSSNRQDPSKEGVQRDLLPIVEGSNVNTKFGNLKTDHILFIAAGAFHISKPSDLIPELQGRFPLRVELDSLDEDALYQILTQPKNSLLKQYIALLSTENVELEFDDEAIKEIARIAHAANEKMEDIGARRLHTVIERVIEDISFEASENSGEKINVTKELVKERLKDVVEDQDLARYIL from the coding sequence ATGAACTTAACACCAAGAGAAATTGTTAAATTTTTAGATGACTATGTGATCGGTCAAAAGGACGCCAAAAAGATCATAGCGATCGCGCTTCGCAACAGATATCGCCGTATGAAGCTTGAAAAAAGCTTGCAAGATGACATCATGCCAAAAAATATCTTGATGATCGGCTCAACTGGCGTTGGCAAAACTGAGATCGCAAGGCGTCTTTCAAAGATGATGGGACTGCCATTTATCAAGGTCGAGGCCAGCAAATATACTGAGGTTGGTTTTGTTGGCCGTGACGTTGAAAGCATGGTAAGAGACCTTGCTATGGCATCATATAACCTTGTAAAAAACGAGCAAAGTGAGAAAAATCAAGACAAGATAAATGCCTATATCGAAGAAAAGATCGTTTCAAAGCTACTTCCGCCACTGCCAAAAGGTGCAAGTGAAGAGAAGCAAGCAGAGTACGCAAAGAGCTATGAAAAAATGTTAAATAGACTAAGAAACGGCGAGCTTGACGAGTTAAGTATCGAGATCGAGGTGCAGCAAAACCCACTTGAAGCTGGCTCAAACGTGCCACCTGATATGGTGCAGATGCAAGAGAGCTTTATAAAGATAATAGGCATCGGTGGCAAAAACATCAAAAAAGAGATGAAGGTAAAAGACGCCAAAAAAGCCCTTCAAAGCGAAGCAAATGATAAAATTTTAGACCTTGAGAGCATAAAAATCGAGGCGATAAAAAGAGCTGAAAACGAAGGCATAATCTTTATAGATGAGATAGATAAAGTAGCTGTTGGCTCAGGTAGCTCAAATAGACAAGATCCTAGCAAAGAAGGCGTGCAAAGAGACTTGCTACCTATCGTTGAGGGCTCAAATGTAAATACCAAATTTGGAAATTTAAAGACAGATCATATTTTATTTATCGCTGCTGGTGCCTTTCATATAAGCAAACCAAGCGATCTCATCCCTGAGCTTCAAGGCCGTTTTCCACTAAGAGTCGAGCTTGATAGCCTTGATGAGGACGCGCTTTATCAAATTTTAACTCAGCCAAAAAATTCGCTTTTAAAACAATACATTGCCCTACTCTCAACCGAAAATGTTGAACTAGAATTTGACGATGAAGCGATAAAAGAGATAGCCAGGATCGCTCACGCTGCGAATGAAAAGATGGAAGATATCGGCGCTAGACGCCTTCATACGGTAATCGAGCGCGTGATAGAAGATATTAGCTTTGAGGCTAGCGAAAATAGCGGCGAGAAGATAAATGTGACAAAAGAGCTTGTAAAAGAGCGTCTAAAAGACGTGGTCGAAGATCAAGATCTAGCGAGGTACATACTTTGA
- a CDS encoding TonB-dependent receptor plug domain-containing protein: MRKTKFIAICLSACVANSLFGAEHKDNNETKLDGVVVSASGFSQQIKEAPASISVISGDELTKDSFTSLHSIAQKVPGVNVVGGEDGAASGISIRGMEKSQTLVLIDGKRVNSSSANPKGGAGDINSNFIPPAEAIERIEVIRGPMSSLYGSDAVGGVINIITKKDFSKFNGNVGISTTINTHKGIGDGRQGDFYLNLPLYKELFALQLWGYKKLRDEDGYIGGYQKSDKRNLSAKLWITPDEHNKFYILGSNERHDYSRTIGKSADPDIRKKL, from the coding sequence GTGAGAAAAACAAAATTTATTGCCATCTGCCTTAGCGCTTGCGTGGCAAATTCGCTCTTTGGAGCAGAGCATAAAGACAATAACGAAACAAAACTTGATGGCGTTGTAGTAAGTGCGAGTGGCTTTTCGCAGCAGATCAAAGAAGCTCCCGCAAGCATAAGCGTGATAAGTGGCGATGAGCTTACAAAAGATAGCTTTACTTCGCTTCACTCAATCGCTCAAAAAGTCCCAGGCGTAAATGTCGTTGGCGGTGAGGACGGGGCAGCTAGCGGTATCTCGATACGTGGCATGGAGAAGTCTCAAACGCTAGTTTTAATTGATGGCAAAAGGGTAAACTCAAGTAGCGCAAATCCAAAGGGCGGAGCAGGGGATATAAACTCAAATTTCATCCCACCAGCTGAAGCGATCGAGCGTATAGAGGTCATCCGTGGTCCTATGAGCTCGCTTTATGGTAGCGACGCAGTTGGTGGCGTTATAAATATCATCACTAAAAAAGATTTTTCAAAATTTAACGGCAACGTCGGCATCTCAACCACGATAAACACGCACAAAGGCATAGGTGATGGCAGACAAGGCGACTTTTATCTAAATTTACCTCTTTATAAAGAGCTTTTCGCACTTCAGCTTTGGGGATATAAAAAGCTAAGAGATGAAGATGGTTACATCGGTGGCTATCAAAAGAGCGATAAGAGAAATTTAAGCGCAAAACTTTGGATCACGCCAGATGAACATAATAAATTTTACATCCTTGGCTCAAACGAAAGGCATGATTACTCACGTACAATTGGTAAGTCAGCCGATCCAGATATAAGAAAAAAGCTTTAA
- the era gene encoding GTPase Era produces MKSGFVSIIGRTNAGKSSFLNALLNEKIAIVSHKQNATRRKINGIVMNGEDQIIFTDTPGLHESNKAINQLLISQAIKSMGDCDLIVFLAPIHDDTSDYEKFLALNPEKPHILVLTKVDESSNAKVLEKITQYQRFQDKFAALLTFSTKQPTYKKPLLDEICKLLPEHEYFYDPEFLTSTNEKEIFREFILEAIYENLSDEIPYLSDAIIKSVKEKTGITEIYASIITEREIHKSMIIGKNGETIKRIGIFARKLIQNLTGSKVFLKLDVIVKKGWSKEEKSLNKIIGY; encoded by the coding sequence TTGAAATCGGGCTTTGTTAGCATCATAGGACGCACAAATGCTGGCAAAAGCTCATTTTTAAATGCCTTGTTGAACGAAAAGATAGCTATCGTCTCGCATAAACAAAACGCAACTCGCAGAAAGATAAATGGCATAGTTATGAACGGCGAAGATCAGATCATCTTTACCGACACGCCAGGGCTTCACGAGAGCAACAAGGCGATAAATCAACTACTAATTAGCCAAGCGATAAAATCGATGGGAGACTGTGATCTCATCGTATTTTTAGCGCCTATTCATGATGATACAAGTGACTATGAGAAATTTCTAGCTCTAAATCCTGAAAAACCACACATCTTAGTGCTAACAAAAGTCGATGAGAGCTCAAATGCGAAAGTCTTAGAAAAGATCACTCAGTACCAGAGATTTCAAGATAAATTTGCAGCTTTGCTTACTTTTAGCACCAAGCAGCCTACTTATAAAAAGCCGCTTCTTGATGAAATTTGCAAGCTTTTGCCAGAGCATGAGTACTTTTATGATCCAGAATTTCTTACTTCAACAAATGAAAAAGAAATTTTTAGAGAATTTATACTAGAAGCGATATATGAAAATTTAAGTGATGAGATCCCATATCTTAGCGATGCGATCATAAAAAGCGTAAAAGAAAAAACAGGCATAACTGAAATTTATGCGAGCATCATCACTGAGCGCGAAATTCACAAAAGTATGATCATCGGTAAGAATGGTGAAACGATAAAACGAATAGGAATTTTTGCAAGAAAGTTAATACAAAATTTAACCGGATCAAAGGTCTTTTTGAAACTCGATGTAATCGTTAAAAAAGGCTGGAGTAAAGAAGAAAAGAGCCTTAATAAAATAATTGGATATTGA
- a CDS encoding argininosuccinate synthase, protein MKKDVKKVVLAYSGGLDTSIILKWLQDEYNCEVVTFTADIGQGEELEPARKKALALGVKPENIFIEDLREEFVRDYVFPIFRANAVYEGEYLLGTSIARPLIAKRQSEIARLVGADGVSHGATGKGNDQVRFELGYYALGDNLTIIAPWREWDLNSREKLLAYAEKNGIDITKKPGKSPYSMDANLLHISYEGLVLEDPSHAPEYDMWRWTVSPKDAPDKSEIIEIGYEKGDPVSINGKKMSPAEILTELNRLGAKHGIGRLDIVENRSVGMKSRGCYETPGGTIMLKAHRAIESITLDRGAAHLKDEIMPKYAELIYNGYWWSPERNMLQALIDKSQEHVNGSVKVELYKGNVTILGRSSKNDNLFSEAYCTFEEDSVYDQKDAEGFIKLNALRFIIARKNGRKFD, encoded by the coding sequence ATGAAAAAAGACGTAAAAAAAGTGGTTTTAGCATACTCTGGCGGACTTGACACAAGTATCATTTTAAAATGGCTTCAAGATGAATACAACTGCGAAGTAGTCACATTTACAGCTGACATTGGCCAAGGCGAGGAGCTAGAGCCTGCACGCAAAAAAGCCTTAGCACTTGGTGTAAAGCCTGAAAATATTTTTATAGAAGATTTAAGAGAAGAATTTGTACGTGATTATGTATTTCCAATATTTAGAGCAAATGCAGTCTACGAGGGCGAGTATCTACTTGGCACATCAATCGCTCGCCCACTAATAGCAAAACGCCAAAGCGAGATCGCAAGACTTGTTGGTGCTGATGGCGTGAGCCACGGAGCAACAGGCAAAGGTAACGACCAAGTTCGCTTTGAGCTTGGATACTACGCGCTTGGCGACAATCTAACTATCATAGCTCCTTGGCGTGAGTGGGATCTAAACAGCCGTGAAAAACTTTTGGCATACGCTGAAAAAAACGGCATAGATATCACCAAAAAACCAGGCAAGAGCCCATACTCAATGGACGCAAATTTACTTCACATAAGCTACGAAGGTCTAGTGCTTGAAGACCCAAGCCATGCACCAGAATATGATATGTGGAGATGGACAGTAAGCCCAAAAGATGCTCCAGATAAGAGCGAGATCATCGAGATCGGCTATGAAAAAGGCGATCCAGTGAGCATAAACGGTAAAAAAATGAGCCCAGCTGAAATTTTAACCGAGCTAAACCGCCTTGGCGCAAAACACGGTATAGGCAGACTTGACATCGTAGAGAACCGCTCAGTTGGTATGAAGAGTCGCGGATGCTACGAAACTCCTGGTGGCACGATAATGCTAAAAGCTCATAGAGCGATCGAGAGCATCACGCTTGACCGCGGTGCAGCTCACTTAAAAGATGAGATCATGCCAAAATACGCCGAGCTAATTTACAACGGCTACTGGTGGTCACCTGAGCGAAATATGCTTCAAGCTCTCATCGACAAGAGTCAAGAGCACGTAAATGGCTCAGTTAAAGTTGAGCTTTATAAAGGCAATGTGACTATCCTTGGCAGAAGCAGTAAAAATGATAATCTATTTAGCGAGGCATACTGCACATTTGAGGAAGATAGCGTGTATGACCAAAAAGATGCAGAGGGATTTATCAAACTAAACGCACTTCGCTTTATCATCGCACGTAAAAATGGGCGAAAATTTGACTAA
- a CDS encoding ATP-binding protein produces MNNKNIYTDIKDIFINEDEVADFVNLDNSITCYNKIVSALKKPLKLILFYGKPGSGKTFLLNKIASDLQKDKKLIFFPHPFFSEATFIEALCEDIYGNKLDNINNFESFVAHYSKEFKNKDEILQNQIVVILDEAQLYPTELIEKIRLMADTRLFKFLFTIHKTENEDVLAKDYFQTRIWESIELGSANTNEIIVYLQRKIGQKGYDKYLNFQKKDYDKAYELCCGNLRTLNKIMYKFYEICEYYEQNQPSKLSSEDANIKILTMSALDTGIIHA; encoded by the coding sequence ATGAATAACAAGAATATTTATACAGATATAAAAGATATCTTTATCAACGAAGACGAAGTAGCTGATTTTGTTAATCTAGATAACTCAATCACTTGTTACAATAAGATCGTCTCGGCTCTAAAAAAGCCATTAAAGCTTATACTTTTTTATGGCAAGCCTGGCAGTGGAAAGACTTTTTTGCTAAACAAGATAGCCTCTGATCTTCAAAAGGATAAAAAATTAATTTTTTTCCCGCATCCTTTTTTTAGCGAAGCTACATTTATAGAAGCTCTTTGTGAAGATATATACGGAAATAAACTTGATAATATAAATAATTTTGAAAGTTTTGTTGCACACTACTCAAAAGAATTTAAAAATAAAGATGAAATTTTACAAAACCAAATAGTCGTTATCTTGGATGAAGCACAACTTTATCCTACTGAATTGATCGAAAAAATAAGGCTAATGGCCGATACAAGATTATTTAAATTTCTATTTACTATTCATAAAACTGAAAATGAAGATGTGTTAGCAAAGGACTATTTTCAAACTAGAATTTGGGAGAGTATAGAGCTTGGAAGTGCAAACACGAATGAAATCATAGTTTATTTGCAAAGAAAAATAGGACAAAAAGGCTACGATAAATACCTAAATTTTCAGAAAAAAGACTATGACAAAGCCTATGAGCTTTGTTGCGGAAATCTACGCACACTAAATAAAATTATGTATAAATTTTATGAAATTTGTGAATATTACGAACAAAATCAGCCATCAAAATTAAGTAGTGAGGACGCAAATATTAAAATTTTGACAATGTCTGCACTTGATACAGGAATAATTCATGCTTGA
- the rplI gene encoding 50S ribosomal protein L9 — MKVLLIKDVKALGKAGEIKEVKDGYGNNFLIGKGFAKAATPDVLRQYEAAQKRKAEELKYEIANLEKLKEELEKVIVVIKKTLGANGSLFGSVSKEEIAAELEKTHHLVVEKKAIDMDTHLKAVGLYDVHVKLGHSINASLKVDVQGE, encoded by the coding sequence ATGAAAGTATTATTAATAAAAGATGTAAAGGCGCTTGGTAAAGCTGGCGAGATAAAAGAGGTAAAAGACGGCTATGGCAATAACTTCTTAATCGGCAAAGGCTTTGCAAAAGCAGCTACTCCAGACGTTCTTCGCCAATATGAAGCAGCTCAAAAAAGAAAGGCTGAAGAGTTAAAATATGAGATCGCAAATTTAGAAAAGCTAAAAGAAGAGCTTGAAAAAGTTATAGTTGTCATCAAAAAAACTCTTGGTGCAAATGGTTCGCTTTTTGGCTCAGTCTCAAAAGAGGAGATCGCAGCAGAGCTTGAAAAAACTCATCATTTAGTTGTCGAGAAAAAAGCGATCGACATGGATACACATCTAAAAGCGGTAGGTCTTTATGACGTTCATGTAAAGCTTGGACACTCGATAAATGCGAGCTTGAAGGTTGATGTGCAAGGAGAGTAG
- the hslV gene encoding ATP-dependent protease subunit HslV yields the protein MFHATTILAYKGKNKSVIGGDGQVSFGNTVLKGNAVKIRKIHNGKVLAGFAGSTADAFNLFDMFEKNLEHTKGDLLKAVIEFSKEWRKDKYLRKLEAMMLVLDRDKIFLLSGTGDVVEPEDGKIAAIGSGGNYALSAARALDKFADIDEEELVKESLKIAGEICIYTNTNIKTYVLEQERK from the coding sequence ATGTTTCATGCGACAACCATCTTAGCCTACAAAGGCAAAAACAAATCAGTCATCGGCGGAGACGGACAGGTGAGCTTTGGAAATACCGTCTTAAAAGGCAATGCCGTAAAAATTCGTAAAATTCATAACGGCAAAGTCCTAGCTGGCTTTGCTGGCAGCACTGCTGACGCATTTAACCTATTTGATATGTTTGAGAAAAATTTAGAGCATACAAAGGGCGATTTGCTAAAGGCGGTGATAGAATTTAGCAAAGAGTGGCGCAAAGACAAGTATCTAAGAAAACTTGAAGCGATGATGCTTGTGCTTGATAGGGATAAAATTTTCTTACTTAGTGGCACTGGAGATGTTGTTGAGCCAGAAGATGGCAAGATAGCAGCTATCGGAAGCGGCGGCAACTACGCCCTTTCAGCAGCCCGTGCCTTAGATAAATTTGCCGATATCGACGAAGAGGAGCTAGTTAAAGAGAGCCTCAAGATCGCCGGCGAAATTTGCATCTATACAAATACAAACATCAAAACTTATGTTTTAGAACAAGAGAGAAAATGA
- a CDS encoding pilus assembly protein PilO has product MRQDVLSKIDKYFDAKKQSETNIIFLGSALIIIYIVYMLCFDPSQDFYDERFNSHTKISNDLSRTRDYLRSTSSPSGNKNFKINEETKILETLKGKYSSVLKFNAHFDSKLKELSFLLFNDQNWANFLDNIVSLAKQNNIKILELKSDIKEPNFQKIEQILNIDLTFLGGFKDMLSYINGLEESKLVVDLHKMDVNSTQKELGAKISISVWGMEY; this is encoded by the coding sequence ATGAGACAAGACGTTTTAAGTAAAATAGATAAGTATTTTGACGCAAAAAAACAAAGCGAAACAAATATAATTTTTTTGGGTTCAGCTTTAATTATTATTTATATTGTTTATATGCTTTGCTTTGATCCGTCGCAAGATTTTTATGATGAAAGATTTAATTCGCATACTAAAATTAGCAATGATCTTTCAAGAACAAGAGATTATTTAAGATCGACCAGCTCACCTAGTGGGAATAAAAATTTTAAAATAAATGAAGAGACCAAGATACTTGAAACGCTTAAAGGCAAATATTCTAGTGTTTTAAAATTTAATGCCCATTTTGACTCAAAGCTAAAAGAACTATCGTTTTTATTATTTAACGATCAAAATTGGGCAAATTTTTTAGACAACATCGTATCTTTAGCAAAGCAAAATAATATAAAAATTTTAGAGTTAAAAAGTGATATAAAAGAGCCAAATTTCCAAAAAATTGAGCAAATTTTAAATATTGACTTGACATTTTTGGGAGGTTTTAAAGATATGCTTTCATATATAAATGGCCTTGAAGAATCAAAGCTAGTGGTTGATCTTCACAAAATGGATGTAAATTCCACCCAAAAAGAGCTTGGCGCTAAGATCTCAATATCTGTTTGGGGGATGGAATACTAA